GTAGACGGCGTGGCCGAAGCCCATGACGCGGTCGCCGTCGCGGATCTTGGCGCGGACCCAGTCGTCGACGCGGTCGATGCCGCCGATCTCGTCCAGGCCGTCGAGGGCCCGGTCGGGGGCGCCGCCGTGCAGCGGGCCGGAGAACGCGCCGATGGCGGCCACGATGGCCGAGGCGACATCGGCTCCGGCGGAGGCGACGACGCGGGCGGTGAAGGTGGAGGGATTGAACCCGTGGTCGATGGTGGCGATGAGGTACTGCTCGATCGCCCGCACCGACCGCGGGCTCGGCCGCGTGCCGCCCAGCATGTGCAGCCAGTTCGCGGCGGTCGACAGATCCGGGTGCGGCGCAATCGGATCCGCGCCGCGGCGGAGCCGGTGCAGGGCCGCGAGAATGGTCGGCGTCACCGCGCAGATCAGCAGCGCGTCGGCCTTACGGGTGTCGGGATCGGCATCCCACAGGGGTTGCAGATCACGCACCGACGCCAGCATCGATAGGGCGGTGCGCAGCGCGATCATCGGCCGGAATTCGCGTCCGGCGGTGGCGGCGGCCGACAGCACGGGGAGCAGTTCGGTCGGCAGAACACGCAGCGGTGCAATGGTATCGGTGAATTCCGCCAGTTCCGACCGGTTCGGCAGGCGGCCTTCGAACAGCAGGAACCACACCTCCTCGAAGCTGCGCGTCGTCGCGAGATCGATCGCCGAGTACTGCCGGTAGTGATAGAACCCTTCGTTCCCGCGCACATCGCCCAAGCGGGTCTCGGCCGCCGCCACGTGGCGCAAGCCCGCGGGGACATCGATGAGTTCGTGGCCGTTGATCGTCATATCCGAACCTCCTTGACTGCACTGTGCAATCGCGGTCCAGTAGAGTCAATATTGATCAAGTCAATATGAGACGGGAGGCGCAGGTGGCAGGCGAGAAAGGTGACGCGCGTTACCTGACGACCGCGCAGGTCGCGAGCCGCCTGGATATCAAACCGGCGACCGTGTACGCCTACGTCAGCCGCGGGCTGCTCACCAAGGTCGCGTCGAACGACCGGCGCGGCAGCCTGTTTCGCGAGGACGAGGTGGCGAAGCTCGCCCGGCGGCAGCGCCGCGCACACAGCGGCGGC
The Nocardia terpenica genome window above contains:
- a CDS encoding citrate/2-methylcitrate synthase; this translates as MTINGHELIDVPAGLRHVAAAETRLGDVRGNEGFYHYRQYSAIDLATTRSFEEVWFLLFEGRLPNRSELAEFTDTIAPLRVLPTELLPVLSAAATAGREFRPMIALRTALSMLASVRDLQPLWDADPDTRKADALLICAVTPTILAALHRLRRGADPIAPHPDLSTAANWLHMLGGTRPSPRSVRAIEQYLIATIDHGFNPSTFTARVVASAGADVASAIVAAIGAFSGPLHGGAPDRALDGLDEIGGIDRVDDWVRAKIRDGDRVMGFGHAVYRTDDPRSNLLRAIAVDLGGDLVEFATTVERRVVDVLAELKPGRELYANVEFYAGVVMELCGIPRPMFTPTFAVSRVVGWTANILEQTESTRIIRPSARYIGPTAPQPVPPRE